The following proteins are co-located in the Echinicola sp. 20G genome:
- a CDS encoding ABC-F family ATP-binding cassette domain-containing protein, with translation MLSINNLSYYIGGRALYENASLHIKPKDKMGLVGLNGTGKSTLLKIINGDYQPSKGEIQKAKDCTIGFLNQDLLSYQSEDSILEVALEAFKDTLKLQDEIDAVLKQMETDYSEEIINKLAHLQERFEANEGYTIKAKAEEVLEGIGFSTADLQRPLKTFSGGWRMRVMLAKLLLEKPSLLMLDEPTNHLDLPSIQWVENYLKTYEGAVIVVSHDQTFLDNCIETTVEVSRQSLTIYAGNYSFYKEEKVEREEIQQNAYENQQKMIKDTERFIERFRAKASKSNQVQSRVKALERLEKVNEVVSDNISVNFKFKFAKQSGRDVVTLDHVSKAYGDIQILKNSTARIERGDKIALIGANGKGKSTLLRIIDGTEPIKGERSEGYNVVKSFFAQHQLEALNVNNEIIQEMVQAGSDKTETELRNVLGCFLFTNDDVFKKIKVLSGGEKSRVALAKTLISEANFLLLDEPTNHLDMQSVNILIQALQQYEGTFITVSHDRHFIKGVANKIWYIEDHEIKEYLGSYDEYNYWRSQQVEVDAAPVVKKEKVQKPKEVRNDSEVSQAKKDLKKKERELEEVESKIMALEEKKESLEQQLADPAIFQNESEAAKVNQAYEKLKQEEGQLNTIWEKIAEEIESLQEVVS, from the coding sequence ATGTTATCCATCAATAATTTATCATACTATATCGGCGGAAGGGCATTATATGAGAATGCATCGCTACACATCAAACCTAAGGATAAGATGGGCCTTGTGGGCCTTAACGGTACAGGTAAGTCCACACTGTTGAAGATTATCAATGGTGACTATCAGCCGAGCAAGGGGGAAATTCAAAAAGCGAAGGATTGTACTATTGGTTTTTTGAATCAGGATTTACTTTCTTATCAATCTGAAGACAGTATTCTGGAAGTGGCTTTGGAAGCATTCAAGGACACCTTGAAGCTCCAAGATGAGATAGATGCTGTTTTGAAACAGATGGAGACCGATTACTCAGAGGAGATTATCAATAAGTTGGCCCATCTTCAGGAGCGCTTTGAAGCTAATGAAGGTTATACGATCAAGGCCAAGGCGGAAGAAGTGCTGGAGGGAATTGGGTTTTCTACAGCAGATTTACAAAGACCTCTGAAAACATTTTCAGGAGGATGGAGGATGCGTGTGATGTTGGCAAAGCTGCTATTGGAAAAGCCTTCTTTGTTGATGCTTGATGAGCCTACCAACCACTTGGATTTACCATCCATTCAGTGGGTGGAAAATTACTTAAAAACCTATGAAGGAGCTGTCATTGTGGTTTCCCACGATCAGACTTTTTTGGATAACTGCATCGAAACCACCGTGGAGGTTTCCCGTCAATCACTGACCATCTACGCAGGCAATTACTCTTTCTATAAAGAGGAAAAGGTAGAGCGTGAAGAGATTCAGCAAAATGCCTATGAGAATCAACAAAAGATGATCAAAGACACGGAAAGATTCATTGAGCGATTCCGCGCCAAAGCCTCTAAATCCAATCAGGTTCAGTCGCGTGTCAAGGCACTTGAAAGGCTGGAGAAGGTGAATGAAGTAGTTAGTGATAATATCTCAGTCAACTTTAAGTTTAAATTTGCCAAGCAATCAGGAAGGGATGTAGTGACTTTGGATCATGTATCCAAGGCTTATGGGGATATTCAGATCTTGAAAAACAGTACCGCGAGGATAGAGCGCGGTGACAAAATAGCCTTGATTGGAGCCAATGGAAAGGGGAAATCGACCCTCTTGAGGATTATTGATGGAACAGAGCCAATCAAAGGAGAAAGAAGTGAAGGGTATAATGTCGTCAAGTCCTTTTTTGCGCAGCACCAATTAGAGGCCTTGAATGTCAATAATGAGATTATTCAGGAAATGGTTCAGGCTGGAAGCGACAAGACAGAGACAGAGCTAAGGAATGTACTTGGCTGTTTTTTGTTTACCAATGACGATGTTTTCAAAAAGATCAAAGTACTTTCCGGTGGTGAAAAATCAAGGGTGGCATTGGCCAAGACCTTAATTTCAGAAGCCAATTTCCTATTGTTGGATGAACCGACCAACCACTTGGATATGCAATCGGTAAATATTCTGATTCAAGCCTTGCAACAATATGAGGGTACTTTTATTACTGTTTCTCACGACAGACATTTCATCAAGGGGGTAGCCAATAAGATTTGGTATATCGAAGATCATGAAATCAAGGAGTACTTGGGAAGCTATGATGAATACAATTATTGGCGTTCCCAACAAGTGGAGGTAGATGCTGCACCTGTAGTTAAAAAGGAGAAAGTACAGAAGCCGAAAGAGGTGAGAAATGACAGTGAGGTCAGCCAAGCAAAAAAAGACTTGAAAAAAAAGGAGAGAGAACTTGAGGAGGTGGAGTCAAAAATAATGGCCTTAGAAGAAAAAAAAGAATCACTTGAGCAGCAATTGGCTGATCCTGCCATCTTTCAAAATGAAAGTGAAGCAGCCAAGGTAAATCAAGCCTATGAAAAACTTAAGCAGGAAGAAGGCCAACTGAATACTATTTGGGAGAAGATAGCTGAAGAGATAGAAAGTTTACAGGAGGTTGTTTCTTAA
- a CDS encoding S41 family peptidase → MKNTVFNFKPFLLLAAVFGLVTFSCQDDPGTPSEIAYQVKTGIFASMHEWYFWNDELPEGIDFNSYSSYEDLLEALKYQPLDRWSYITTREDFDKAFTGQNSGHGFGWAIDANDNLFLAFVYEDSPAGKDGWQRGWKVLEINGKPVSDYKTTSGYSISLGPSETGISNTFKFELPDGSTTTRTNIKDEYQSNSVLYKNVFDIDSKNVGYWVYNSFKATAGISPTKSVEVEETLDYFENENIDELIIDLRYNGGGSVAVAEQIMNRLVPAAGNGKVMYTNKHNSNKTEFDEATNFTKSGNIQLDRIFFITAGGSASASELTINCLTPYMEVILVGSNTYGKPVGAFPLSSYNKILKENNVELVPITFSTANANGTADYYNGFPVNYKASDGISKNWGDVEEPRLKAALNYISTGSFPAGERTIVKEPLWNMIDDFEGLQKEFPVY, encoded by the coding sequence ATGAAAAACACAGTCTTCAACTTTAAACCATTTCTTCTTTTAGCGGCCGTTTTTGGATTGGTCACTTTTTCCTGTCAGGATGATCCAGGCACCCCTTCTGAAATAGCCTATCAGGTCAAGACTGGAATTTTTGCCAGTATGCACGAATGGTATTTTTGGAACGACGAACTACCTGAAGGAATTGATTTTAATTCATACAGTTCTTATGAGGACCTATTGGAAGCTTTAAAATATCAACCTTTGGACAGGTGGTCATATATAACCACCCGAGAGGATTTTGATAAAGCTTTTACGGGGCAAAATAGCGGCCATGGTTTTGGATGGGCAATTGATGCAAATGATAACTTGTTCCTCGCCTTTGTGTATGAAGATTCTCCAGCTGGAAAAGACGGATGGCAAAGAGGCTGGAAAGTCTTGGAGATTAATGGCAAACCAGTTTCCGACTATAAAACAACAAGTGGATACAGTATTTCCTTAGGCCCTTCAGAAACGGGAATCAGCAACACTTTCAAATTTGAACTACCTGATGGAAGCACCACAACTCGGACCAACATAAAAGATGAATATCAATCCAATTCGGTTCTATACAAAAATGTTTTTGACATTGATAGTAAAAATGTAGGCTACTGGGTGTACAATAGTTTCAAAGCTACCGCAGGTATCAGCCCAACCAAAAGCGTAGAGGTAGAAGAAACACTTGATTACTTTGAGAATGAAAACATCGATGAATTGATTATCGACCTTCGATACAATGGTGGCGGATCTGTGGCTGTGGCAGAACAAATTATGAACAGGCTAGTACCTGCAGCTGGCAATGGAAAGGTCATGTACACCAATAAGCACAATTCCAACAAAACAGAGTTTGATGAAGCCACCAATTTCACTAAAAGCGGCAATATTCAATTGGACAGAATTTTCTTTATTACAGCAGGGGGATCCGCCTCTGCTAGTGAATTGACCATCAACTGCCTAACGCCATACATGGAAGTTATTTTAGTGGGTTCAAATACCTATGGAAAACCAGTAGGCGCATTCCCACTTTCTTCTTACAATAAAATACTCAAAGAAAACAATGTAGAATTAGTTCCTATTACTTTTTCCACGGCCAATGCCAATGGAACTGCAGATTATTATAATGGGTTTCCAGTGAATTATAAGGCATCTGATGGGATTTCAAAAAACTGGGGAGACGTAGAAGAACCAAGATTAAAAGCTGCATTGAACTATATATCCACGGGAAGCTTCCCCGCAGGAGAACGAACTATAGTCAAAGAGCCCTTATGGAATATGATCGACGACTTTGAAGGCTTGCAAAAAGAGTTTCCTGTGTATTAA
- the hisIE gene encoding bifunctional phosphoribosyl-AMP cyclohydrolase/phosphoribosyl-ATP diphosphatase HisIE, with translation MEELKIDFEKVNGLVPAIIQDANTNKVLMLGYMNEEALKQTQDTGKVTFFSRTKQRLWTKGETSGNFLNVIEILLDCDQDTLLIKVEPVGPVCHTGADTCFKEDNKSKTAFIDHLRSIIKDRKNNPSDQSYTASLFAKGINKVAQKVGEEAVEIVIEAKDDNKGLFMGEAADLLFHYLVLLEAKGYELDEVMDVLIERHKK, from the coding sequence ATGGAAGAGTTAAAGATAGATTTTGAAAAAGTAAATGGTTTGGTTCCGGCCATCATCCAAGACGCCAACACCAATAAAGTGTTGATGCTGGGGTATATGAATGAAGAGGCACTGAAACAAACCCAAGATACGGGAAAGGTGACATTTTTTAGTCGTACCAAACAAAGGCTGTGGACCAAAGGGGAAACTTCAGGTAATTTTTTGAATGTAATAGAAATTTTATTGGATTGCGATCAGGACACTTTATTGATCAAGGTGGAACCTGTTGGTCCTGTGTGTCATACTGGAGCTGATACTTGCTTTAAAGAAGATAATAAATCAAAAACGGCCTTTATTGACCATCTAAGAAGTATTATCAAAGACCGTAAAAACAACCCATCAGACCAATCCTATACTGCTTCTTTGTTTGCTAAAGGGATCAACAAAGTAGCCCAAAAAGTAGGAGAAGAAGCTGTGGAAATTGTCATTGAAGCCAAAGATGACAATAAGGGATTATTTATGGGAGAAGCTGCTGATTTATTGTTCCATTATTTGGTGCTTTTGGAAGCGAAAGGTTACGAATTGGATGAAGTAATGGACGTGCTTATTGAAAGGCATAAAAAATAA
- a CDS encoding DUF5103 domain-containing protein yields MKKLKIAFILFLIFPKMLLAQFALEDKVFEENIQTVQLYRNGVGLGAQMNAPVIPLGSSGLVLEFDDLAFEPDRYSASLVHCNADWTPSGLKSADYLSQFNEFNVNTYDYSINTRVPYIHYTFEVPAVSKSGNYLLKVYRGRDEDALILTKRFMVYDAQLKVGASLIPPTQTAERMTGQQIDIQVNYANREIRDPGKNVKVIVRQNQRWDNAKMGQQPTFIREERSLLEYRFFNSENIFDAGNEFRFIDLRYVRTTGRNIATMKLESDVAYAETSVSQPRADLSYMEYLDLNGQYIIENLERGNAKLESEYVLVTFKVDMKEIEGEPYVFGSLSNWGKSVAAKMDQVGISKQYQTSILLKQGWYDFQVAVKEGMDWDTLSMEGSHFQTENEYDVLVYYRDFGSRYDELLGYITINANNKRF; encoded by the coding sequence ATGAAGAAATTGAAGATTGCTTTCATTTTATTTTTGATCTTTCCTAAGATGCTACTTGCCCAATTCGCATTGGAAGACAAAGTGTTTGAGGAAAATATCCAAACAGTTCAACTTTACCGAAACGGGGTGGGGTTGGGAGCTCAAATGAATGCTCCTGTAATTCCTTTGGGTTCATCGGGGTTGGTTTTGGAGTTTGATGATTTGGCCTTTGAGCCAGACAGGTATTCTGCCTCCTTGGTACATTGTAATGCCGATTGGACTCCTTCAGGTTTAAAGTCGGCTGATTACCTCAGTCAATTTAATGAATTCAATGTGAACACCTACGATTACTCCATCAATACAAGGGTGCCCTATATCCATTATACATTTGAGGTTCCAGCTGTAAGTAAGTCTGGGAATTACCTGTTAAAGGTCTATAGAGGAAGGGATGAAGATGCACTGATTCTGACTAAGCGTTTTATGGTGTATGATGCCCAATTGAAAGTAGGAGCTTCCTTGATTCCTCCTACACAGACTGCTGAAAGAATGACTGGGCAGCAAATTGATATACAAGTAAATTATGCTAATCGTGAGATCAGGGATCCAGGTAAAAATGTTAAGGTGATTGTGAGGCAAAACCAACGGTGGGACAATGCAAAGATGGGTCAGCAGCCCACTTTTATCAGGGAAGAAAGAAGCCTCTTGGAATACCGTTTTTTCAATAGTGAAAATATTTTCGATGCAGGCAATGAATTTCGTTTTATCGACTTGCGATATGTCAGGACCACTGGAAGAAATATCGCAACAATGAAATTGGAGTCAGATGTAGCTTATGCAGAGACATCTGTTAGTCAACCCCGTGCTGATTTAAGCTATATGGAATATTTGGATCTCAATGGGCAATATATTATTGAAAACCTAGAGCGTGGAAATGCCAAATTGGAAAGTGAATATGTGCTGGTCACCTTTAAGGTGGATATGAAAGAAATAGAGGGGGAACCTTATGTTTTTGGCTCTCTAAGTAATTGGGGGAAATCAGTTGCTGCCAAAATGGACCAAGTTGGGATTTCCAAACAGTACCAGACATCTATTTTATTAAAACAAGGATGGTATGATTTTCAGGTAGCAGTGAAAGAGGGAATGGATTGGGACACCCTTTCCATGGAGGGGAGTCATTTTCAGACAGAAAATGAATACGATGTTTTGGTGTACTACAGGGATTTTGGAAGCCGCTATGATGAGTTATTGGGGTACATCACTATTAATGCTAATAACAAGCGATTTTGA
- the hisF gene encoding imidazole glycerol phosphate synthase subunit HisF yields the protein MLTKRIIPCLDIKEGRTVKGVNFVDLRDAGDPVELAKVYSDEGADELVFLDITATVDKRKTLVELVTRVAKAINIPFTVGGGISTVEDVKVLLNAGADKISINSAAVKRPEVINEMAAEFGSQCIVVAIDTRSLDGIDFVHTHGGRKPTLLKTQEWAKEVAERGAGEILLTSMDHDGTKAGFANDLTSEISSSLSIPVIASGGAGNMQHFKDVFTAGKAEAALAASIFHFKEIGIPDLKRYLAEEGVSTRI from the coding sequence ATGTTGACAAAGAGAATTATACCGTGCCTGGATATCAAGGAGGGCAGAACTGTCAAAGGGGTTAATTTTGTGGACTTGAGAGATGCAGGAGATCCGGTGGAGTTGGCCAAGGTTTACTCAGATGAAGGAGCGGATGAATTGGTGTTTTTGGATATTACGGCGACTGTAGATAAACGAAAAACTTTGGTCGAGCTTGTTACCCGGGTGGCTAAGGCGATCAATATTCCTTTTACAGTTGGAGGAGGGATTTCCACGGTGGAAGATGTAAAGGTGCTTTTAAACGCTGGAGCTGATAAAATCAGTATCAATTCCGCGGCTGTAAAAAGGCCTGAAGTGATCAATGAGATGGCGGCTGAGTTTGGTAGTCAATGCATAGTCGTAGCGATCGACACCAGAAGTCTTGATGGAATTGACTTTGTTCATACACATGGAGGAAGAAAGCCAACTCTATTGAAAACTCAGGAATGGGCCAAGGAAGTGGCAGAAAGAGGAGCTGGAGAAATCCTACTGACCAGCATGGATCATGATGGGACCAAGGCAGGTTTTGCCAATGACTTGACCAGTGAAATATCCTCATCTTTGAGTATTCCGGTGATTGCCTCAGGTGGAGCAGGAAACATGCAGCACTTTAAAGATGTGTTTACTGCGGGAAAAGCAGAAGCGGCGCTGGCGGCCAGTATTTTTCACTTTAAAGAAATTGGCATTCCTGATTTGAAAAGATATTTGGCCGAAGAGGGAGTTAGTACAAGAATTTAA
- a CDS encoding AarF/ABC1/UbiB kinase family protein, translating into MTVERKEQGQIPVGKVQRAAKFIKTGAKVGGNYVKHYAKRIADPKISREELDNDNATDIYSSLSELKGSALKVAQMMSMDKNLLPRAYQEKFSMAQYSAPPLSYPLVVKTFQKYFGKSPESIFDQFTRSAVNAASIGQVHQAKLDGKKLAVKIQYPGVADSISSDLKLVRPFALRLLNISDKELSHYLAEVEERLVEETDYELEVKRSKEISAECSHIPHLAFPKYYEDLSSERVITMDWLSGNHIKEWLLLNPSQKERNKIGQALWDFYHHQVHELKQVHADPHPGNFIILDSGDLGIIDFGCVKVIPEDFYQGYFSLIKRDLVANKEELDKIFYDLEFISDKDSQEEKQFFKAIFKEMISLIGRPFHQDSFDFADDSYFDQIFELSDRVSNDKMFKKSRQARGSRHGLYVNRTYFGLYSLLNQLQAKVSTTKPKWLV; encoded by the coding sequence ATGACCGTGGAAAGAAAAGAACAAGGGCAAATCCCCGTTGGAAAAGTACAAAGAGCGGCAAAGTTCATTAAGACTGGAGCAAAGGTTGGAGGGAATTATGTAAAGCATTATGCAAAGCGAATTGCTGATCCAAAAATATCTAGGGAAGAGTTGGATAATGACAATGCTACGGACATTTATTCTTCATTGAGCGAGCTCAAAGGAAGTGCATTGAAAGTGGCACAGATGATGTCAATGGACAAGAATTTACTACCTAGAGCCTACCAAGAAAAATTTTCGATGGCCCAATATAGCGCACCGCCATTGTCCTACCCCTTGGTGGTGAAGACATTTCAAAAGTATTTTGGAAAATCTCCCGAATCTATCTTTGACCAATTTACCAGATCGGCAGTGAATGCAGCATCCATAGGACAAGTTCACCAAGCAAAACTGGATGGAAAGAAATTGGCCGTGAAAATCCAATATCCAGGGGTTGCAGACAGTATCAGTTCTGATTTGAAATTGGTAAGGCCTTTTGCTTTGAGACTGTTAAATATCAGTGACAAAGAGTTGAGTCATTACCTGGCTGAAGTGGAAGAACGTTTAGTGGAGGAGACGGATTATGAGTTGGAAGTAAAAAGATCCAAGGAAATTTCTGCTGAATGCTCACATATTCCTCATTTAGCTTTTCCTAAGTATTATGAAGACTTGAGTAGTGAGAGAGTCATTACCATGGATTGGCTATCTGGGAATCACATCAAAGAGTGGTTGTTACTTAATCCATCTCAAAAAGAAAGGAATAAAATAGGTCAGGCTTTATGGGATTTTTATCATCATCAAGTGCACGAGCTGAAGCAGGTACATGCTGATCCTCATCCAGGGAATTTTATTATACTGGATAGTGGTGATTTAGGGATTATTGATTTTGGTTGTGTTAAGGTGATTCCGGAAGATTTTTATCAGGGCTATTTTAGCTTGATCAAAAGGGACTTGGTAGCGAATAAAGAAGAATTGGATAAGATTTTTTATGATTTGGAGTTTATTTCTGATAAAGACAGTCAAGAAGAAAAACAGTTCTTTAAAGCTATTTTCAAGGAAATGATTTCCTTAATCGGAAGACCTTTTCATCAAGACAGTTTTGATTTTGCTGATGATAGTTACTTTGATCAGATTTTTGAGCTGAGTGACCGGGTGTCCAATGATAAAATGTTTAAAAAATCCAGACAGGCCAGAGGGTCTAGGCATGGACTTTATGTCAACAGGACTTATTTTGGTTTGTACAGTCTACTCAATCAGCTTCAGGCTAAAGTAAGTACGACTAAGCCCAAGTGGTTGGTATGA
- the hisA gene encoding 1-(5-phosphoribosyl)-5-[(5-phosphoribosylamino)methylideneamino]imidazole-4-carboxamide isomerase, producing the protein MEIIPAIDIIGGKCVRLTQGDYGQKKEYADNPLEIAKKFEGAGIRRLHLVDLDGAKAKTIVNRSVLEKITTNTSLKVDFGGGVQSEETIKMAFDAGASQVTGGSIAVKNPTLYEGWLESFGSEKIILGADAKDRKIAISGWEETTEADVIDFIKNYHAKGVKYVICTDVAKDGLLQGPSVDLYKEILQEIPEIQLIASGGVSEVKDLEELQKIGVYGTIVGKAYYEGRIALEQLAEFVN; encoded by the coding sequence GGGGGCAAATGTGTCCGTTTGACCCAAGGTGATTATGGACAGAAAAAAGAATATGCTGACAACCCATTAGAAATTGCGAAAAAGTTTGAAGGGGCAGGCATCAGGAGATTACACTTGGTAGACTTGGATGGAGCAAAAGCCAAGACAATTGTCAATAGATCCGTATTGGAAAAGATTACTACCAACACATCCTTAAAAGTGGATTTTGGTGGAGGCGTACAATCTGAGGAAACAATCAAAATGGCTTTTGATGCAGGTGCTTCACAAGTAACAGGAGGAAGCATAGCTGTAAAGAATCCAACTTTATATGAGGGTTGGCTCGAAAGCTTTGGCTCAGAGAAAATCATCTTAGGGGCTGATGCAAAAGACCGTAAAATAGCCATTAGTGGTTGGGAGGAAACTACTGAGGCAGATGTGATAGATTTTATTAAGAATTATCATGCCAAAGGTGTCAAGTATGTGATTTGTACCGACGTGGCCAAAGACGGCTTGCTTCAAGGTCCCTCAGTGGATTTATACAAAGAGATCCTTCAAGAAATTCCAGAAATTCAACTGATAGCCAGTGGTGGGGTTTCCGAGGTGAAAGATTTGGAGGAGTTGCAGAAAATAGGAGTGTATGGTACCATAGTAGGTAAGGCGTACTATGAAGGAAGAATTGCATTGGAACAACTTGCTGAATTTGTGAATTAA
- a CDS encoding sorbosone dehydrogenase family protein — protein sequence MNYRKTLFGAAMLSLMLVSCAHDDEKKLQPIDAIEGENRVDISSDSAEVKLETIQLPANFSIEVWAANVPNARSLATTEEGIVFVGNRDEKNVYALIDSDGDGKANFRYTLAEDLRSPNGVAYKDGDLYVAEISRILKFPDIKNHLADPTFEVVYDGYPTEGHHGWKFIDFGPDGMLYIPVGAPCNICEPEKEIFASITRIDLNAENIEPEIVAHGVRNSVGFDWHPDTKNLWFTDNGRDQMGDDVPECELNEITEVGQHFGYPYWHEGTVKDPEFGDNGEDQSAYEMPKAKMGPHVAPLGMRFYAGEMFPDDYNKSIFVAKHGSWNRSKKSGYVVSNVSLSGSEVTGETVFASGWLDDASQEVWGRPVDVQELPDGSLLVSDDMAGCIYRISYSDKN from the coding sequence ATGAACTATCGCAAAACCTTATTTGGCGCAGCAATGTTAAGTCTCATGCTTGTTTCATGCGCTCATGATGATGAAAAAAAACTTCAACCTATAGATGCCATTGAAGGAGAAAACCGGGTTGACATCTCTTCAGACTCTGCAGAGGTTAAGCTTGAAACCATACAGTTACCGGCCAATTTCTCCATTGAGGTATGGGCAGCCAATGTACCTAACGCCCGATCCTTAGCAACAACTGAGGAAGGAATTGTTTTCGTTGGAAATCGCGACGAAAAAAATGTGTATGCCCTGATTGACTCAGATGGAGATGGCAAGGCCAACTTTCGCTACACCTTAGCCGAAGACCTTAGATCTCCAAATGGTGTTGCTTATAAAGATGGCGACCTCTATGTAGCTGAAATCAGCAGAATCTTAAAATTTCCAGACATCAAAAATCACTTGGCTGATCCCACTTTTGAAGTTGTATATGATGGCTACCCCACAGAAGGTCATCATGGTTGGAAATTTATAGATTTTGGCCCTGATGGAATGCTCTATATTCCTGTGGGAGCTCCTTGTAATATTTGTGAACCTGAAAAAGAAATCTTCGCCTCCATTACAAGAATAGATTTGAATGCGGAAAACATTGAACCTGAAATCGTAGCACATGGCGTTAGAAATTCTGTAGGATTTGACTGGCACCCAGACACCAAAAACCTTTGGTTTACGGACAATGGTCGTGACCAAATGGGAGATGATGTTCCGGAATGCGAGCTGAATGAAATCACTGAAGTTGGTCAGCACTTTGGTTACCCTTATTGGCATGAAGGTACTGTCAAAGATCCTGAATTTGGAGACAATGGGGAAGATCAATCGGCTTATGAAATGCCCAAAGCAAAAATGGGACCCCACGTGGCACCATTGGGAATGCGCTTTTATGCAGGTGAGATGTTCCCCGACGATTATAACAAATCCATCTTTGTAGCAAAACATGGTTCTTGGAACCGTAGTAAGAAAAGCGGTTATGTAGTCAGCAATGTAAGCCTTAGTGGCAGTGAAGTAACGGGTGAAACCGTATTTGCATCAGGCTGGTTGGATGATGCTAGTCAGGAAGTGTGGGGAAGACCGGTTGACGTCCAGGAATTACCAGATGGAAGCCTATTGGTATCTGATGATATGGCAGGATGTATTTATAGAATAAGTTACTCTGATAAAAATTAA
- a CDS encoding TetR family transcriptional regulator C-terminal domain-containing protein, producing the protein MEKTAAKRTTKVDKRAKIIESYKTYLLEHGKEPVSVFKFTQSIKLKEVDFYAFFSSFVGVKRAIWQSVFEDTVIILNGQDVYQDYSAREKLLAFFYTWIEELKKNRSYFLALYGAGKLPKGSLPRELGGFRQDFKEFAKTILQQGEEQEEIASRPYISEKYDEAIWLQVLFVFRFWVNDHSEGFERTDAAIEKSVNLAFDLMGKSALDTFVDFAKFLYQSK; encoded by the coding sequence ATGGAAAAAACAGCAGCAAAAAGAACTACCAAAGTTGATAAACGAGCCAAAATCATTGAGAGCTACAAAACTTACCTTCTGGAACATGGCAAAGAGCCAGTATCTGTGTTTAAGTTCACACAAAGTATCAAGCTGAAAGAGGTTGATTTTTATGCCTTTTTTTCCAGTTTCGTTGGGGTAAAAAGAGCCATTTGGCAATCCGTTTTTGAAGATACAGTTATCATTTTAAACGGGCAGGATGTCTATCAAGACTATAGTGCTAGGGAAAAGCTTTTGGCTTTCTTCTACACTTGGATTGAAGAATTGAAAAAAAATAGGAGTTACTTTTTGGCTCTTTATGGGGCAGGTAAATTACCAAAGGGCTCTCTCCCAAGAGAATTGGGAGGTTTTAGACAGGACTTTAAGGAATTTGCCAAAACAATTTTACAGCAAGGTGAGGAGCAGGAAGAGATTGCTTCAAGACCCTATATCAGTGAGAAATATGATGAGGCAATATGGTTGCAAGTGCTGTTTGTTTTTCGGTTTTGGGTAAATGATCATTCTGAAGGTTTTGAACGAACGGATGCAGCTATAGAGAAGTCTGTCAACCTTGCCTTCGACCTTATGGGGAAAAGTGCATTGGACACTTTTGTCGATTTTGCCAAGTTTTTGTATCAGTCCAAATAA